From the Burkholderia sp. WP9 genome, the window CCAACCACAAGGCGTTGCCGTGCGTATCGCACAAGACCTGGATTTCGACGTGACGCGGATGCTCGAGAAACTTCTCGACATACAGTTCGGGTTTGCCGAAGGCGCGGCGCGCTTCCTCGCGCGTCACCGAGACCGCCTCGAGCAACTGTTCGGGGCCGGGCACGACACGCATGCCGCGTCCACCGCCGCCACCCGCCGCCTTGACGATTACCGGATAGCCGATTTCTTCAGCGACGTGCAGGATTTCGGCAGGGTCGTCGGGCAAGCCGCCGTCCGGGCCGGGCACGCACGGCACGCCCGCCGCACGCATCGCCCGCTTGGCCGCGACCTTGTCGCCCATGGTGCGGATCGAAGCAGGTTCGGGGCCGATGAAGGCCATGCCCGCAGCCTCGACCTGCGCGGCGAAATCCGCGTTCTCCGACAGGAAGCCGTAGCCCGGATGAATCGCCTGCGCGCCGCTCACATGCGCGGCGAACAGGATCGCGCTGCGGTTCAGGTAACTTTGCCCCGGCGACGCGGGGCCGATACAAAGCGCCTCGTCGGCGAGCCGGACATAGCGGGCATCGGCGTCGGCCTCGGAATGCACGGCCACCGTTTGCAGGCCCAGTTCACGGCAGGCGCGCTGGATTCGAAGCGCGATCTCGCCGCGGTTGGCGATCAGTACTTTATTGAACATGGCCGTTCAACCGATCCGGAAAAGCGGCTGGCCAGATTCGACCTCGCTGCCCGGCGTGACGAGAACCTCCAGAACGGCGCCGCTGAACTCGGATTCGATCGCGTTGAACATTTTCATCGCCTCGATCGTGCAGAGCACTTGCCCTTCCTCGACAGTGTCGCCGGGATTCACGAACGGCGCCTCGCCCGGCGCCGGCGTCAGATGAACGACACCGAACATGGGCGCATGAACCAGTCGAGGTGTTCTCGCGGCTTCGGCGTTTGTGGAGGATGCCTCGGGTGTGCGGGCCGGCTCGGCGGATCGAGCCGGTTCGGCGAGCGGCAATTGAGCCTCTGGCGTATCCGCGGATGCCGACTTCGTGGCGATACGTTGCTCGCCCGCCGGCGCATGCTGGCGTTTGCCACGCCGTTTCGCCTTCACGAGCTTGACCCTTTCCTCGCCCTCGATGACTTCGAGCTTGGCCAGCGGAGATTCCGCCAACAGGTCGATAAGCGCCTTAATCTTCTGGAGATCCATCTCTGAGTCCGTAGCCGGTTGCATGCGCTCCGGCTCACTGCGAGCCGGGGCGATCGACGATGGACTCAATGTATCCGTCACATAAAAATTGCGCCAAGACGGTTTGGCTTTGTAGCGATAAGGTGCGCTTATGTATCGGCGCCGGGCTCGAAGCGCACGTCGAGCGCGAGGTCGCCCGCCAGTTCCAGCAGGATGTCCTTGACGGCCGCGGCGGGCTCCGAAAGCGGCAGATGGTCGGACAGGCAGACCGAAAGCGGAATCTTGATGACGGGTGAAACGATCCGGCATTGCACGATGTCGCCCGCGGCCGCCACCACGCGCGCGGTGGAATCGGGCAGGATCGTCGCGCCGATTCCCGCGCTCACCGCCGCCGAGAGCGTCGATGCGGATTCGATTTCGGCGACCACCTTCGGGATCATCTGCACGCGCGCGAAGCCTTCATCGACATACTTGCGCAGATAGTTGTACGGACGCGGCAGCAGCAACGGCACGTCGCGCAATTCGGTCACGCCGATCTGCTCCTGCGTGATGCCCATGCTGCGCGGCGCGACGAGGAACAGTTCCTCGTTCATCAGAAGCTGGAACGACAGGCCGTGCACGGGCTTGTCGCCATACAGCACCGCCATATCCATGCGGCCGTTCATGATCAGTTCGCTAAGCGTCGTGCCGAAGTTTTCATTGATATACAGCAGGATGTCCGGATGCCGGGCCCGCACGGTTCGCAACAGAGGCAACGACAGCGCCGACGCGCCGGTGCCCGGCGCAAGACCCACCGAAACCTGGCCCGACAGCGTCTGGCCGGCGCTCTTCACGTCGGCCTGCGCCTGTTCGTACTGGCGCAGGATCAACTGTGCGTGGCGATACAGCGTGGCGCCCGCCTCGGTGGCGGTGACGCCGCGTTTCGTGCGCACCAGCAGTTGTTGCTGGAACTCGTCTTCGAGCGTGATCAACTGCTGGCTGAGCGCCGGCTGCGCGATATGAAGCACTTCGGCGGCCTGAGTCAGGCTGCCGATATCGACGATTTTCACGAAGTACTTCAAACGCCGCAGGTTCACGGTAGTCACGCCATCAACATTAAGGGATGGCAACAATGATAGGGCAAGCGCCGTCCGCCGCACAGTGCTTAAAAAACTCCCCGCTCGCCCCGGCGCGCTGAAAAGAGCGCTATATCAGCGTATTCCCGCATGGACCGAGGCTGTGCGCGCCGCCCTCGCGCGCGTGTCGTCGTGTCATAAGCGGATGTTATTGCCCCAGCGGAAAGACGTCTTGGCTTGAACTTTTTCTCACGCTTAATGTGAAGGCTCGTTAAATGCTGTTGAGGAGTCAAGTGTGAGTGCATCGCGCATCGCCGCCCGCGTCCAGCGAATCAAACCTTCGCCGAGCAGCGCCGCGGCCGACCGCGCCGCGGAACTGCGGCGGCAGGGCAAGACCATCGTCAACCTCGTGGTCGGCGAACCCGACTTCGACACGCCGGCGCATATTCGCCAGGCCGCTTTCGAAGCGATGGAACGTGGCGAAACACGCTATACGCAAACGGCGGGCACGCCGGCGCTGCGCGCCGCGATCGCGGCGAAGCTGCAACGAGAGAACGGTCTCTCGTACGACTCCAAGCACATCATCGTGACGTGCGGCGCCAAACATGCGATTTTCAACGCGCTCGCCGTCACCGTGGAAGAGGGTGACGAAGTCCTGATTCCCGCGCCGTACTGGGTGTCGTACCCGGATATGGTGCTTGCCTGCGACGGCGTGCCGGTCGTCGTGCCCTGCACCGAGGCCGACGGTTTCAAGCTCACGCCCGCCGCGCTCGAAGCGGCGATTACGTCGCGCACGCGCTGGCTGATCATCAATTCGCCGACCAATCCCACCGGCGCGACCTACACGGCCGCCGAACTGCGCGCGCTGGCGGACGTGCTACTGCGTCACCCGCAAGTGCTGGTGATGATGGACGATATCTACGAGCACATCCGCTTCGAAGGCGAGGCATCGCAGCATCTGCTGTCGATCGAACCCGAACTCGCTTCGCGCACGCTGGTGGTCAACGGCGTCTCGAAGACTTACGCGATGACCGGCTGGCGCATCGGCTACGCAGCCGGCCCCGCCGATCTGATCGGCGCCATGGACACGCTTCAGTCGCAATCCACCAGCAATGCCAGCTCGATCAGTCAGGCCGCGGCGCTCGCCGCATTGACCGGCGACCAGAGCTTCGTTCAGCAATCCGTGCGGACCTATCGCGAGCGCCGCGACCACGCGCTCGAAGCGCTCAACGCGATTTCCGGCATCAGTTGCAAGACGCCGGGCGGCGCCTTCTATCTGTATGTCAACTGCGGCGGCATGATCGGCCGCACGACGCCGCAAGGCAAGCGACTCGAAGGAGACGCCGACGTGGTTCTCTATCTGCTGGAGCAGGCGGGCGTCGCGCTGGTTGCCGGATCGGCCTACGGCGTGTCGCCTTTCTTCCGGATGTCGATCGCCACGAGCATCGAGATCATCGACGAAGGCTGCAGGAAGATCGCTGCCGCCGTCGCCGCCCTGAACTGAGAGCACGGCGACGGCGCGGCACGCCGCTTCGTCGCTCAATAAAAAGACATGCCGCGCCGACAGGACGCGGCAGTCGGTCTGGAGTTTTCCATCTTTCGTCAATCTGCAAGGGGATCTATTCGTGAAAAATCATACTTTAGGCATACTAACTGGATTTGGACTGGCTATTTCAGGGATCGCGCACGCGCAATCGAGCGTTACCCTCTACGGCATCATCGACGAAGCCGTGCGCTACGACACCCACCAGAACAAATCCGGCGGGAAGCTTTTCACGATGGGTAGCGGCGGCGAGATTCAGGGAAGCCGCTGGGGCCTGCAGGGCACCGAAGATCTCGGCGGCGGCATGGCAGCGATCTTCCAGCTCGAGGGCGGCTTCACCCCGAATACCGGCGTGACGCAGCAATCCACGCCGTCCGGCGCGGCCCGCCTGTTCGGCCGTACCGCGATGGTCGGCCTGAGCAGCCCCTACGGCACGGTGACGGCGGGCCGGCAATACACCCTCGTGCACGAAATGGGCTGGACGCACGATATTTACGCGTTCGCCAACTACACCGGCACGGTCGGCTTTCAGGGCGCCGGACTGACCGGCGGCGGCCGGCTCGACAACACGGTGCGCTATACCTCGCCCACGCTGGCCGGTTTCACCCTCAAGGGTGCGTACACGTTCGGCCAGACAGCGGGCAGCATTCACCAGAATTCGTCGCCGGCCGTAAGCCTCTCTTATGACCACGGCCCGCTGAGCGTCGGCGCGGCTTACCAGATCGTCAACAATATCGGCGGCCTGAATCCTTCGACGACTGCCTACGGCAGCACCTACTTCGGCGTAACGATTCCGGACAGCTCGCAAAAGATCTTCACGGCGGGCGCGACCTATAAATTCGGCGCCGCGAAGGTATATGGCTCGTATATCTACAGCCACGTCTA encodes:
- the accC gene encoding acetyl-CoA carboxylase biotin carboxylase subunit; translated protein: MFNKVLIANRGEIALRIQRACRELGLQTVAVHSEADADARYVRLADEALCIGPASPGQSYLNRSAILFAAHVSGAQAIHPGYGFLSENADFAAQVEAAGMAFIGPEPASIRTMGDKVAAKRAMRAAGVPCVPGPDGGLPDDPAEILHVAEEIGYPVIVKAAGGGGGRGMRVVPGPEQLLEAVSVTREEARRAFGKPELYVEKFLEHPRHVEIQVLCDTHGNALWLGSRDCSLQRRHQKVLEEAPAPGIDPELIRQVGERCVAACRQTNYRGAGTFEFLFENGQFYFIEMNTRLQVEHPVTEMTSGIDIVREQIRIAQGHALTIRQSDIRTQGHALECRINAEDPFTFVPCPGKISVWELPGGNGVRVDSHMSGGAVVPPYYDSLIAKVITHGATREEALARMRLALSEMRVEGIRTNVPLHLAMLEDEGFGAGGVDIHHLERWLAKRKQT
- a CDS encoding biotin/lipoyl-containing protein; translation: MDLQKIKALIDLLAESPLAKLEVIEGEERVKLVKAKRRGKRQHAPAGEQRIATKSASADTPEAQLPLAEPARSAEPARTPEASSTNAEAARTPRLVHAPMFGVVHLTPAPGEAPFVNPGDTVEEGQVLCTIEAMKMFNAIESEFSGAVLEVLVTPGSEVESGQPLFRIG
- the nac gene encoding nitrogen assimilation transcriptional regulator NAC → MNLRRLKYFVKIVDIGSLTQAAEVLHIAQPALSQQLITLEDEFQQQLLVRTKRGVTATEAGATLYRHAQLILRQYEQAQADVKSAGQTLSGQVSVGLAPGTGASALSLPLLRTVRARHPDILLYINENFGTTLSELIMNGRMDMAVLYGDKPVHGLSFQLLMNEELFLVAPRSMGITQEQIGVTELRDVPLLLPRPYNYLRKYVDEGFARVQMIPKVVAEIESASTLSAAVSAGIGATILPDSTARVVAAAGDIVQCRIVSPVIKIPLSVCLSDHLPLSEPAAAVKDILLELAGDLALDVRFEPGADT
- a CDS encoding aspartate transaminase, yielding MSASRIAARVQRIKPSPSSAAADRAAELRRQGKTIVNLVVGEPDFDTPAHIRQAAFEAMERGETRYTQTAGTPALRAAIAAKLQRENGLSYDSKHIIVTCGAKHAIFNALAVTVEEGDEVLIPAPYWVSYPDMVLACDGVPVVVPCTEADGFKLTPAALEAAITSRTRWLIINSPTNPTGATYTAAELRALADVLLRHPQVLVMMDDIYEHIRFEGEASQHLLSIEPELASRTLVVNGVSKTYAMTGWRIGYAAGPADLIGAMDTLQSQSTSNASSISQAAALAALTGDQSFVQQSVRTYRERRDHALEALNAISGISCKTPGGAFYLYVNCGGMIGRTTPQGKRLEGDADVVLYLLEQAGVALVAGSAYGVSPFFRMSIATSIEIIDEGCRKIAAAVAALN
- a CDS encoding porin, with translation MKNHTLGILTGFGLAISGIAHAQSSVTLYGIIDEAVRYDTHQNKSGGKLFTMGSGGEIQGSRWGLQGTEDLGGGMAAIFQLEGGFTPNTGVTQQSTPSGAARLFGRTAMVGLSSPYGTVTAGRQYTLVHEMGWTHDIYAFANYTGTVGFQGAGLTGGGRLDNTVRYTSPTLAGFTLKGAYTFGQTAGSIHQNSSPAVSLSYDHGPLSVGAAYQIVNNIGGLNPSTTAYGSTYFGVTIPDSSQKIFTAGATYKFGAAKVYGSYIYSHVYPADYRNDSFSTALQYYITPALVLDLPFYIDFVHHAGQSGTRITTGPTLDYLLSKRTDVYVGVDYNHLTGAWTTLAAASGSNQPFYGFNSLFEAAIGLRHKF